One region of Streptococcus parasanguinis genomic DNA includes:
- a CDS encoding DUF1827 family protein, which produces MKLINTTNSHAVLVKSQLASTDALLVEVYSAGNTDVVFTQAPTHYELLISNKHRAIRETEVEKIREFFLKRKIDLQIIDQSAIKTLYSDKLIEISFPITK; this is translated from the coding sequence ATGAAGCTCATTAATACCACAAATAGTCATGCTGTACTGGTCAAAAGCCAACTTGCCAGCACTGACGCCTTGCTTGTCGAGGTTTATTCCGCGGGCAATACCGATGTCGTTTTTACACAGGCCCCAACACACTATGAATTATTGATCAGTAACAAACACCGAGCTATTCGTGAAACTGAAGTAGAAAAAATTCGTGAGTTCTTTTTAAAACGTAAGATTGATCTTCAAATCATTGACCAATCCGCTATTAAAACCCTCTACTCCGATAAACTAATTGAAATTTCCTTTCCAATTACAAAGTAA
- a CDS encoding NUDIX hydrolase, with protein sequence MTIPSFGEKKQDVTYVNRYGVYAVIPNKDKDQIILVQAPNGAWFLPGGEIEAGEDHLQALKRELIEELGFTAVLGQYYGQADEYFYSSHRDTYYYNPAYIYEVVDYTEAQKPLEDFNSLAWFPVDEAIEKLKRGSHKWGIEQWKNTHKK encoded by the coding sequence ATGACCATTCCAAGTTTTGGTGAAAAAAAACAAGATGTGACCTACGTCAATCGCTATGGTGTCTACGCTGTTATTCCCAATAAGGACAAGGATCAGATCATCCTCGTTCAAGCTCCAAATGGGGCTTGGTTCTTACCTGGCGGGGAAATCGAGGCAGGTGAAGATCACTTGCAAGCTCTGAAACGGGAACTGATCGAAGAATTAGGTTTTACCGCTGTTTTAGGACAATACTATGGCCAAGCAGATGAGTATTTCTATTCCAGTCATCGCGACACCTACTACTACAATCCTGCCTATATTTATGAAGTGGTAGACTATACAGAGGCTCAAAAACCACTGGAAGATTTTAACAGTCTTGCTTGGTTTCCTGTAGATGAAGCTATTGAAAAACTCAAACGTGGCAGTCACAAATGGGGCATTGAACAGTGGAAAAATACCCACAAAAAATAA
- a CDS encoding ATP-dependent Clp protease ATP-binding subunit, translated as MLCQNCKINESTIHLYTNVNGRQQQVDLCQNCYKIMKTDPNNSFLKGMTQRSQLTGDPFEDFFNNLGNFQSPQEPQTPPTQSGGSYGGGGYGQNNNRGGGQDPRQARPQKPKGLLEEFGINVTEIARKGDIDPVIGRDEEIIRVIEILNRRTKNNPVLIGEPGVGKTAVVEGLAQKIVDGDVPHKLQGKEVIRLDVVSLVQGTGIRGQFEERMQKLMDEIRQREDVILFIDEIHEIVGAGSAGEGNMDAGNILKPALARGELQLVGATTLNEYRIIEKDAALERRMQPVKVDEPTVEETITILKGIQKKYEDYHHVHYTDGAIEAAAILSNRYIQDRFLPDKAIDLLDEAGSKMNLTLNFVDPKVIDQRLIEAENLKAQATREEDFEKAAYFRDQIAKYKEMQGQHVTDQETPVISEKTIEHIIEQKTNIPVGDLKEKEQSQLINLASDLKAHVIGQDDAVDKIAKAIRRNRVGLGSPNRPIGSFLFVGPTGVGKTELSKQLAIELFGSADNMIRFDMSEYMEKHSVAKLVGAPPGYVGYDEAGQLTEKVRRNPYSLVLLDEVEKAHPDVMHMFLQVLDDGRLTDGQGRTVSFKDTIIIMTSNAGTGKAEANVGFGAAREGRTNSVLGELGNFFSPEFMNRFDGIIEFQPLSKENLLQIVTLMLDEVNQRLAQNEIHLDVTEKVKEKLVDLGYDPKMGARPLRRTIQDHIEDAITDYYLEHPSEKQLKAVMTSNGNISIKAVHKTAEKKSEE; from the coding sequence ATGCTTTGTCAAAATTGTAAAATAAATGAATCAACCATCCATTTATATACAAATGTAAATGGACGTCAGCAGCAAGTAGACCTCTGTCAAAATTGCTATAAAATTATGAAAACAGACCCTAATAACAGCTTCTTGAAAGGCATGACCCAACGTAGCCAACTCACTGGAGATCCTTTTGAAGATTTCTTCAATAACCTTGGAAACTTCCAAAGTCCGCAAGAACCTCAAACCCCTCCAACTCAATCCGGAGGCAGTTATGGAGGTGGCGGCTACGGCCAAAACAATAACCGTGGTGGTGGTCAAGACCCCCGTCAAGCACGCCCTCAAAAGCCAAAAGGACTGTTAGAAGAGTTCGGCATCAATGTCACAGAAATTGCCCGCAAAGGGGATATTGACCCTGTCATTGGCCGTGACGAGGAGATTATCCGTGTCATCGAAATCCTCAACCGTCGAACCAAGAACAATCCGGTTCTGATTGGAGAGCCTGGGGTCGGAAAAACTGCTGTTGTGGAAGGCCTGGCTCAAAAAATCGTCGATGGCGACGTTCCTCATAAATTGCAAGGAAAAGAAGTCATCCGCCTAGATGTCGTGAGCCTCGTTCAGGGCACAGGCATTCGTGGTCAATTCGAAGAACGCATGCAAAAATTAATGGATGAAATTCGTCAACGCGAAGATGTTATTCTGTTTATCGACGAAATCCATGAAATTGTTGGCGCAGGATCAGCTGGCGAAGGCAATATGGACGCTGGAAATATCCTTAAACCAGCCTTAGCGCGCGGAGAACTCCAATTAGTCGGTGCTACTACCCTCAATGAATACCGTATCATTGAAAAAGATGCGGCCTTAGAACGTCGGATGCAGCCCGTTAAGGTCGATGAACCAACGGTTGAAGAAACCATCACCATCCTCAAGGGCATCCAGAAAAAATACGAAGACTACCACCACGTCCACTATACAGACGGGGCCATTGAAGCGGCAGCTATTCTTTCAAACCGCTATATCCAAGATCGCTTCCTGCCAGACAAGGCCATTGATTTGTTGGATGAAGCAGGGTCTAAGATGAACCTAACCCTAAACTTTGTGGATCCAAAAGTGATCGACCAGCGCTTGATTGAAGCGGAAAATCTCAAAGCTCAAGCGACACGCGAAGAAGACTTTGAAAAAGCAGCCTACTTCCGCGATCAAATCGCGAAATATAAGGAAATGCAGGGTCAACATGTCACCGATCAGGAAACCCCTGTCATCAGTGAAAAAACTATTGAACACATCATTGAACAAAAGACCAATATTCCTGTTGGCGATTTGAAAGAAAAAGAACAGTCTCAATTGATCAATCTGGCTTCTGATTTGAAAGCTCATGTGATCGGTCAAGATGATGCAGTAGATAAAATCGCGAAAGCCATTCGACGCAATCGTGTCGGCCTAGGATCTCCAAATCGACCAATCGGAAGCTTCCTTTTTGTCGGACCAACCGGTGTCGGAAAGACCGAATTGTCTAAACAATTGGCGATCGAGCTCTTTGGCTCTGCAGATAATATGATCCGCTTTGATATGAGCGAATACATGGAAAAACATAGCGTAGCGAAACTAGTCGGAGCTCCTCCAGGCTATGTTGGCTACGATGAAGCTGGACAACTAACGGAAAAGGTCCGTCGCAATCCTTACTCTCTCGTGTTGTTAGATGAAGTGGAAAAAGCCCATCCAGATGTCATGCACATGTTCTTGCAAGTCTTGGATGATGGCCGTTTGACAGATGGTCAAGGCCGTACCGTTAGCTTCAAAGATACCATTATCATCATGACCTCTAATGCTGGAACTGGCAAAGCTGAGGCCAATGTTGGTTTTGGAGCCGCTCGCGAAGGTCGCACCAACTCCGTACTTGGAGAACTCGGTAACTTCTTTAGCCCTGAATTCATGAACCGTTTTGATGGCATCATTGAATTCCAACCTCTATCAAAAGAAAATCTTCTCCAAATCGTTACCCTTATGCTGGATGAAGTCAATCAACGTCTCGCACAAAATGAGATTCATCTGGATGTGACAGAGAAGGTCAAAGAAAAATTGGTCGATCTAGGATACGATCCAAAAATGGGGGCCCGCCCACTCCGTCGTACCATCCAAGACCATATCGAAGATGCTATTACCGATTATTACCTGGAACATCCAAGTGAGAAACAACTCAAAGCCGTCATGACCAGCAATGGGAATATTAGCATCAAAGCTGTTCACAAGACGGCTGAAAAGAAGTCAGAAGAATAA
- a CDS encoding DUF1797 family protein → MESHLVRIINRLETMTKDGGNLKRNFERDGVVVAEVAYNHNEEEGSTFTLRDVEARETYTFDSIDLIAMEIYELLY, encoded by the coding sequence ATGGAATCACATTTAGTACGGATTATCAACCGTTTGGAGACGATGACAAAAGACGGTGGAAACTTGAAACGTAATTTTGAACGTGACGGTGTTGTTGTCGCTGAAGTAGCATACAACCACAATGAAGAAGAAGGTTCAACCTTTACACTTCGTGATGTTGAAGCGCGTGAAACCTATACATTTGATAGCATTGATTTAATTGCAATGGAAATTTATGAATTGCTTTACTAA
- a CDS encoding bifunctional methylenetetrahydrofolate dehydrogenase/methenyltetrahydrofolate cyclohydrolase, with amino-acid sequence MTTLIDGKALATKLQGEIAEKTARLKEETGAVPGLVVIVVGDNPASKIYVRNKERSAIAAGFRSEVRRLPESISQAELLEVIEHYNQDPLWHGILVQLPLPKHIDADAVLLAIDPTKDVDGFHPLNMGRLWAGNPLMVPSTPAGIMEMFKEYGIDLEGKRAVVIGRSNIVGKPMAQLLLAKNATVTLTHSRTHHLPKIARRADILVVAIGRAKFVTADFVKEGAVVIDVGMNRDENGKLCGDVDFDSVVPLASHITPVPGGVGPMTVTMLMEQTYEAAVRALKK; translated from the coding sequence ATGACGACACTCATTGATGGGAAGGCGCTCGCTACAAAATTACAGGGTGAGATTGCGGAGAAAACAGCACGATTAAAAGAAGAGACAGGAGCTGTGCCTGGACTTGTTGTCATCGTGGTAGGAGATAATCCAGCTAGCAAAATCTATGTAAGAAATAAAGAGCGTTCTGCTATTGCGGCAGGCTTTCGGAGTGAAGTGAGACGACTTCCTGAAAGCATTAGCCAAGCTGAATTATTAGAAGTGATCGAACACTACAATCAAGATCCCCTTTGGCATGGGATTTTAGTGCAGTTGCCACTGCCTAAGCATATCGATGCGGATGCAGTCCTTTTAGCCATTGATCCGACAAAAGATGTGGATGGCTTTCATCCATTGAATATGGGACGCTTGTGGGCTGGAAATCCTCTCATGGTGCCTTCAACTCCCGCTGGGATCATGGAGATGTTCAAAGAGTACGGGATTGATCTAGAAGGGAAGCGAGCAGTCGTGATTGGTCGTTCCAATATCGTTGGAAAACCAATGGCGCAGTTGCTCCTCGCCAAAAATGCGACGGTAACCTTGACCCATTCCCGGACCCATCATCTGCCTAAAATTGCTAGAAGAGCAGATATCTTGGTTGTTGCGATCGGTCGTGCGAAATTTGTAACAGCAGACTTCGTGAAAGAAGGCGCCGTTGTTATTGACGTCGGAATGAATCGCGATGAGAATGGCAAATTGTGTGGGGATGTCGATTTTGACTCTGTTGTACCTTTGGCCAGTCATATTACCCCGGTACCAGGAGGGGTTGGGCCTATGACTGTCACCATGCTGATGGAGCAGACCTACGAAGCAGCTGTTCGTGCCTTAAAAAAATGA
- a CDS encoding HAD-IIB family hydrolase — translation MKFVFDLDGTLSFDGVTIDDEIKQVLLRAEEFGHEVAFASARSYRDCLDLLGDPLSQQLVIGLNGGLAYRQGQLVYEEQLDKDVYREVLGFCRHYNLPFFVDDTFDYSGQILEKIPFVANVDPLKKAQYRSLEELTDPIKVVIYMGGHEELVDEIIERIEKTDKAHIRYHAHEKCIYINPADTHKATTVEELCGENFVAFGNDQNDIELFEKALYAVQIGDFPALQPYADDQLVAKQNQPQAVAAKILQVFAEFRGK, via the coding sequence ATGAAGTTTGTATTTGATTTAGATGGAACCCTGTCATTCGATGGTGTCACAATCGATGATGAAATCAAACAGGTCTTATTGAGAGCAGAAGAATTTGGCCATGAAGTTGCCTTTGCTTCTGCACGTTCTTACCGGGACTGCTTGGATCTTTTAGGGGACCCATTGAGTCAGCAACTCGTGATAGGCTTAAATGGTGGATTGGCCTATCGCCAGGGGCAATTGGTATATGAGGAACAATTGGACAAGGATGTGTATCGGGAAGTCCTTGGCTTTTGCCGCCATTACAATCTACCATTTTTTGTGGATGATACCTTTGATTATAGCGGACAGATTTTGGAAAAGATTCCTTTTGTTGCTAATGTAGATCCCCTCAAGAAAGCCCAGTATCGTTCATTAGAGGAGCTGACAGATCCGATTAAGGTCGTGATCTATATGGGTGGCCATGAGGAGCTCGTGGATGAGATCATCGAGCGGATCGAAAAGACAGATAAGGCCCATATCCGCTATCATGCGCATGAAAAATGCATCTATATCAATCCAGCAGACACGCATAAAGCGACAACAGTAGAAGAACTCTGTGGAGAGAATTTCGTGGCTTTTGGCAATGATCAAAATGATATTGAGCTCTTTGAAAAAGCTCTTTATGCAGTTCAGATTGGTGATTTTCCAGCCCTTCAGCCTTATGCGGATGATCAATTGGTAGCCAAACAAAATCAACCGCAAGCTGTGGCTGCTAAGATCTTGCAAGTCTTCGCAGAATTCAGAGGAAAATAA
- a CDS encoding NAD(P)H-hydrate dehydratase, producing the protein MRTVQKEEIQRVIAKRESNSYKGDFGRLLLIGGTYPYGGAIIMAALAAVHSGAGLVTVATDPDNLTALHSHLPEAMGFDLADHELLCEQLQKASVILVGPGLKEARENQAILHMIFEQVSSQQVLILDGGAISLFAASQFDLPEAQLVFTPHQKEWEKLSGLDLASQTEGKSRRAVQNFPQGTVIVEKGPHTRIWTSGQDEGYQLDVGGPYQATGGMGDTLAGMIAGFAGQFPQVSLYERVVVATYLHSAIAEDLSKEAYVVLPTTISQEIPKWMKKWSDNSNENVENETFS; encoded by the coding sequence ATGAGAACAGTTCAGAAAGAAGAGATCCAGCGTGTCATTGCAAAGCGAGAGTCGAATTCTTATAAGGGCGATTTTGGTCGCCTGCTCTTGATTGGGGGGACTTACCCCTATGGGGGAGCCATCATTATGGCGGCGCTTGCTGCGGTTCACAGTGGTGCGGGTCTGGTCACTGTTGCAACCGATCCTGATAATCTGACGGCCCTTCATAGCCATCTTCCTGAAGCCATGGGCTTTGATTTGGCAGATCACGAACTCCTTTGTGAGCAACTCCAAAAAGCCAGCGTAATTCTCGTAGGACCGGGCTTAAAGGAAGCAAGAGAAAACCAAGCAATCTTGCACATGATTTTTGAGCAAGTCTCTAGCCAGCAGGTCTTGATATTAGATGGCGGAGCTATTAGTCTTTTTGCAGCCTCTCAGTTTGACCTGCCAGAGGCTCAGTTGGTCTTTACCCCCCATCAAAAAGAATGGGAAAAACTATCAGGGCTTGATCTAGCCAGCCAGACAGAAGGCAAGAGTCGAAGAGCAGTACAGAACTTTCCTCAAGGGACTGTCATTGTAGAAAAAGGGCCACACACCCGCATTTGGACAAGTGGGCAAGATGAGGGCTATCAGCTAGATGTTGGTGGTCCCTATCAAGCAACAGGGGGTATGGGAGATACCTTGGCAGGGATGATCGCAGGATTTGCGGGTCAATTCCCACAGGTCAGTCTCTATGAGCGCGTGGTGGTTGCGACCTATCTCCATTCAGCCATTGCTGAGGACTTGAGCAAGGAGGCTTATGTGGTTCTACCGACGACCATTAGCCAAGAAATCCCCAAATGGATGAAGAAGTGGAGTGACAATTCAAACGAAAATGTTGAAAATGAAACGTTTTCATGA
- a CDS encoding LacI family DNA-binding transcriptional regulator, which yields MNEQKKSITMKDVAAEAGVSVGTVSRVINNEKGIKEVTLKKVQQAIEKLSYVPDEYARGLKTNRSNIIALLIPTIWHPFFSEFAYHVEKELLKNQCKLLICNADKDAQNEIEYIKLLEKNKVDGIIGITYSDIDKYISSNLPFVSIDRHFSENVYYVTSENYHGGQLACRELVKRGCQNLAYISDVNKHLNETTERGRGFKDEAKQQNTKLCSLEMPEPLDQAERQIKSFFEAHPQIDGIFTVNDFMALRVIKVLTEMGKTPLEDYQIIGFDGLRPAFDQPYLLSTIVQEIAQMAQAAVELLLKLIRKEKIEKNVISLPVHFFEGNTTKKL from the coding sequence ATGAATGAGCAAAAAAAATCGATTACGATGAAAGATGTTGCAGCAGAAGCTGGGGTTAGTGTTGGGACAGTCTCTCGTGTTATCAATAACGAAAAAGGCATTAAAGAGGTGACATTAAAAAAAGTTCAACAAGCGATTGAAAAATTGTCTTATGTGCCAGATGAATATGCGAGAGGATTAAAAACGAATCGTAGTAATATTATCGCTTTACTTATTCCAACCATTTGGCATCCATTCTTTTCTGAGTTTGCATATCATGTAGAAAAGGAATTGTTGAAAAATCAATGTAAATTATTGATTTGTAATGCAGATAAAGATGCTCAAAACGAGATAGAGTACATAAAATTACTTGAAAAAAATAAGGTAGATGGGATCATTGGGATCACCTATTCAGATATCGATAAGTATATCTCCTCTAATTTACCTTTTGTTAGTATTGACCGTCATTTTTCTGAAAATGTCTATTACGTAACCTCTGAAAATTATCATGGTGGTCAACTAGCTTGCCGAGAGTTAGTCAAACGAGGTTGCCAAAATTTAGCTTACATTAGTGATGTGAACAAACATTTGAATGAAACAACGGAACGGGGAAGGGGGTTTAAAGATGAAGCTAAGCAGCAAAATACAAAACTCTGTAGTCTTGAAATGCCAGAACCGTTAGATCAAGCAGAAAGACAAATTAAGTCCTTTTTTGAAGCTCATCCTCAGATTGATGGGATTTTTACAGTAAATGATTTTATGGCTCTACGTGTTATAAAAGTTTTGACGGAGATGGGAAAAACTCCTCTAGAGGACTATCAAATTATTGGTTTTGATGGGTTAAGACCTGCTTTTGATCAACCGTACTTACTTTCGACCATTGTTCAAGAAATAGCTCAGATGGCCCAAGCGGCAGTAGAATTATTACTTAAATTGATTCGTAAAGAAAAAATAGAAAAGAATGTGATTAGTTTACCCGTACATTTCTTTGAAGGGAACACTACAAAAAAATTATAA
- a CDS encoding ABC transporter substrate-binding protein — translation MRKGIKLSVVAALSLGLLAGCGGGSKSKTASSSNEIKVWVQFSDETAEGKAWQQVVDNFNKSKKTKYKVVTEFIPRSGSGGGYEDKVNAAVTTNSLPDVITLDGPNTAAYAKSKVIAPLDDYLKDDNMDDVLDSIKQQGTYDGKFYAFGYSESNVGVYYNKKMFKEAGIDEASLPTLEKPWTWSEFNAIAKKLKDHFNKPAIDFRLNSNDEMLPYAYMPLIWSNGGSVVNSKGTKAEGYFNSKESVEAVQFIQDLVKDGYTTVSPVEKGFETGEYPMVLSGSWTIADLQTNYKDIDFGILPYPVSDKTKKLVSPSGSWQLAVTTKSDKKEAAAEFVKFATNTESSEILSLGNSVLPIRKSTIKNIKDKVSEPMRFLMEQNAKTAHARPVVVAYPQVSRAFQQAMQDISYYKDNPDVQKVLDARAKEMQTAIDQSLNK, via the coding sequence ATGCGTAAAGGTATTAAGTTATCTGTAGTTGCAGCACTATCATTAGGATTGCTTGCAGGATGTGGTGGGGGATCAAAATCCAAAACTGCAAGTTCTTCAAATGAGATTAAAGTCTGGGTTCAGTTCTCAGATGAAACAGCTGAGGGAAAAGCTTGGCAACAAGTTGTTGATAATTTCAACAAATCAAAGAAAACGAAATATAAGGTTGTGACAGAATTTATTCCACGTAGCGGTAGTGGTGGTGGATATGAAGATAAGGTTAACGCCGCTGTTACGACAAATAGTTTACCAGATGTCATTACACTAGATGGTCCTAATACTGCAGCCTATGCAAAATCAAAAGTGATTGCTCCTTTGGATGATTATCTAAAAGACGATAATATGGATGATGTACTGGACAGTATTAAACAACAGGGAACTTATGATGGTAAATTTTATGCATTTGGTTATTCAGAATCCAATGTAGGTGTTTACTATAATAAGAAAATGTTTAAGGAAGCAGGGATTGATGAAGCTAGTTTGCCAACCCTAGAAAAACCATGGACATGGTCTGAGTTTAATGCCATTGCTAAGAAATTAAAAGATCATTTTAACAAACCAGCAATTGATTTCCGTTTGAATTCAAACGATGAGATGTTGCCATATGCTTACATGCCTCTTATTTGGTCAAATGGTGGATCTGTTGTGAATTCTAAAGGAACAAAAGCGGAAGGCTACTTCAATAGCAAAGAAAGTGTTGAAGCTGTTCAATTTATTCAAGATCTTGTGAAGGATGGATATACGACAGTTAGTCCTGTTGAAAAAGGTTTTGAAACCGGTGAATATCCTATGGTTCTGAGCGGTTCTTGGACGATTGCAGACCTACAAACAAATTACAAAGATATTGATTTTGGTATTCTTCCTTATCCAGTTTCAGATAAAACGAAGAAATTGGTATCACCTTCAGGTAGTTGGCAATTAGCCGTTACAACAAAATCTGATAAAAAAGAAGCAGCCGCTGAATTTGTTAAGTTTGCTACAAATACTGAATCTAGTGAAATTCTAAGCTTAGGTAACAGTGTTCTTCCAATCAGAAAATCAACAATTAAAAATATTAAGGACAAAGTATCTGAGCCAATGCGTTTCTTGATGGAACAAAATGCTAAAACGGCTCATGCTCGTCCAGTTGTAGTAGCTTATCCACAAGTTTCACGCGCTTTCCAACAAGCAATGCAAGATATCAGCTATTATAAAGATAATCCAGATGTACAAAAAGTATTAGATGCTCGTGCGAAAGAAATGCAAACAGCAATCGACCAATCTTTAAATAAATAG
- a CDS encoding carbohydrate ABC transporter permease, with the protein MSEKNKVETKKKERLKENIMGYSFLAPALILLFIFLVIPVGMVIYYAFTDYYLLTPEDRKFVGLQNFMRLAQDPIFIKSFLNTLKFVVWIIPVQLGAALGMALIVNKKRKGNMFFKVAFFAPVVMSLVVISILWLYLLNPNNGLLNALLNKIGISSQPFLTSPKQAMYAIVFVSAWQGAGYQMLLFLGGMQNIPQDIYEAAELDGFSKWAQFRYITMPLLKPTALFVLLTTLISAFKLIVQPMVMTQGGPLNSTITMVYYIYQQGFTDRLVGYSSSIALVFTTLIGMISLVQRRVLKEDD; encoded by the coding sequence ATGAGCGAAAAAAATAAAGTCGAAACAAAAAAGAAAGAACGCCTTAAAGAAAATATTATGGGCTATAGCTTTTTAGCTCCAGCTTTAATATTACTTTTCATCTTTTTAGTGATACCTGTTGGTATGGTGATCTATTATGCCTTTACAGATTATTACCTATTAACGCCTGAGGATAGAAAATTTGTAGGACTACAAAATTTTATGCGCTTAGCACAAGATCCAATCTTTATAAAAAGCTTCTTGAATACCTTGAAATTTGTAGTTTGGATTATTCCAGTGCAACTTGGTGCGGCTCTCGGGATGGCCTTAATTGTTAATAAGAAACGTAAAGGAAATATGTTCTTTAAGGTAGCATTTTTTGCTCCTGTTGTGATGTCTCTTGTCGTTATCTCTATCCTCTGGTTATACTTGTTAAATCCAAATAATGGTTTGCTCAATGCTCTACTGAATAAAATTGGTATTTCTTCACAACCATTCTTGACAAGTCCAAAACAAGCCATGTATGCCATTGTATTTGTTTCTGCATGGCAGGGTGCAGGTTATCAAATGTTGTTATTCCTTGGAGGAATGCAAAATATTCCACAAGATATTTATGAGGCGGCAGAGTTGGATGGATTTTCAAAATGGGCTCAATTTAGATATATCACGATGCCTTTATTGAAACCAACTGCCTTGTTTGTACTCTTGACAACATTGATTTCAGCATTTAAATTGATTGTGCAACCAATGGTCATGACTCAAGGTGGTCCATTGAACTCAACAATCACTATGGTATATTACATTTATCAACAAGGTTTCACTGACCGTCTTGTTGGTTACTCAAGTTCGATTGCCTTAGTATTTACAACATTGATTGGTATGATTAGTCTTGTACAACGGCGAGTTTTGAAGGAGGATGATTAG
- a CDS encoding carbohydrate ABC transporter permease, whose translation MKRLKPTIILEYVLLILLAGLFLFPMIWMVVSAMKPEADVYKNLTSWKAFLPSFNPADWFKPYQEVLARFSILTYLGNSIFYAGTFALGSIIVNALAGFAFAKINFTGKKILFGFLLALLIIPMETVLIPQFTIINSLGLVNNRLAVIIPGLASVFNIYLFRNFFIAIPEEIIESAKIDGASILRIFFKIMLPMSKPAVATVGVLSFISSWNDYIWPLMVLTDSSKFSMQVAITTINTTQPVYINQVMAVLTISTIPLILVYIVAQKYIIQGLGGSGTGIK comes from the coding sequence ATGAAACGTTTAAAACCGACTATTATTTTAGAATATGTTTTATTAATTCTATTAGCAGGCCTCTTTCTATTTCCTATGATCTGGATGGTGGTTTCAGCAATGAAGCCAGAAGCAGATGTGTATAAGAATTTAACAAGTTGGAAAGCATTCTTACCTAGTTTTAATCCAGCTGATTGGTTTAAACCCTACCAAGAGGTTCTTGCCCGTTTTAGTATTCTAACATATCTAGGGAACAGTATTTTTTATGCAGGAACATTTGCACTTGGGTCTATTATAGTAAACGCCTTAGCGGGATTTGCATTTGCAAAAATTAATTTTACAGGTAAAAAAATTCTGTTTGGCTTTTTATTGGCCTTGTTAATCATTCCGATGGAAACAGTGTTGATTCCACAATTTACAATTATTAATTCACTTGGCTTAGTTAATAATCGTTTAGCGGTTATTATCCCTGGATTAGCTAGTGTCTTTAATATTTATCTTTTCCGAAACTTCTTTATTGCCATTCCAGAAGAAATTATCGAATCTGCAAAAATAGATGGTGCAAGTATCTTACGGATCTTTTTCAAGATTATGTTGCCGATGTCGAAACCAGCGGTTGCAACAGTAGGTGTTCTTTCCTTTATTTCTAGTTGGAATGATTATATCTGGCCGTTGATGGTTTTAACCGATTCGTCAAAATTTTCAATGCAGGTGGCAATTACAACCATTAATACAACTCAACCAGTTTATATCAATCAAGTAATGGCTGTTTTGACAATTTCTACAATTCCACTTATTCTAGTATATATCGTAGCACAAAAATATATTATTCAAGGTCTAGGTGGATCTGGTACAGGTATTAAGTAG